DNA sequence from the Fibrobacter sp. UWB11 genome:
TTTAACCAGCGCGCCCGCTGGAGTAGCAACGGCACGAACTACGAAAGCAAATCGTACATTTTGCTCCTCACGCTCATCTACACGTACTACATCTGGATGTTCGTGAGTCCCTGGTGCGCCATATTCCTAGACTTTCCGTGGGAATGGTGCGTGTTCAGCATACTGCCGAAATTCCTTGTCGACTTTATCTTCCTCTCCATCGCATCGTGGAAGTTACATTCCAAGCGCCGCATGTTTGCGTTCTTGCCGGTGGAGCTGATTCAAATTCCGATGATTGTATTCTGCGTTCCCGCAGGAATCACCGGAATGTTTAGATGGAAGTAAGCTGCGGCTTCGCCCAGGCGAGGGCTTCTTCTGCACTCTTGATTTTGCCGTCGAGCTGGAGTTCAAAACTCTGCTTGATAAGTTCTCCCATTTCCTTGCCAGGCTTCATGCCCATTTCCATAAGCATTTTACCCATAAGGAACGGTTGCGGTGCCGAATCAAGCAAGTTAAGCTCTGCAGCCGCTTGCCACAATTTCTCGGGGAAATTCGCATCGCTAGCGTAGAATTCGTGCGGCGTGCTCTTTACAAGCAAGCACAAAAGCTTCAAACCGCCGAGTTTAACAGCGAGGCGGCGAAGTGCAGGCGCATTGTCTACAATGGCAAAGTCAAGATTGCGGTACTCGTTCAAAAGCAGCGGAACGATTTTCAACAAATGAGTTTCATTGGTGATGCGTTCCAGGAACTTGAGCGAAGTTTCCGGATTCCCGCAAAGGAATGCGGCAAACGCAAATTCCATGGCCTGCGCATCCGAAAGCGGCGCGCATTTAACTTTTCCAATAACCTCAGCATGAACATCCGCGAGACTCCTGCGCATGGATTCCATGTTATCAAGCATTTCACCCAAAGCATCCCAAGAATCATGCAGCGGAAAAACTTCTGGGAAAAATTCATTCAGCTTAATATCCAAGAACGCACGGAGGCCCATCGACGGCTTGCCGGGCTTCAAAAGCCACTTTTTGAATTCTTCAAAAAGCCTTTCGATAGAAAGGTCGGCAAGCGAAAGCGTCTTGCAAAGTTCTACCGTCTCGGGCGCAAGTTTAAGCGCAAAGCGGCTCGCGAACTGCACACCGCGCAAAATGCGCAAGGAATCTTCGACAAAAGCAGGCCCCACATGGCGGAGTAGCCCCTTTTTCAAGTCATCGATACCGCCATACGGATCGCAAAGCGTAAGCTCCGGCAGTTCCATGCCCATCGCATTGATCGTAA
Encoded proteins:
- a CDS encoding CCA tRNA nucleotidyltransferase, producing MPTIMTLAGKSFEPDLPRRLLSIAGEIREAGGRAFLVGGWVRDALLGKDCRDYDVEVYDLTQDELVPILKKYGRTNLVGKAFGVIHLAMKGLSLDFSFPRTESKVGYGHRGFVVHTDEKLSFKEAALRRDFTINAMGMELPELTLCDPYGGIDDLKKGLLRHVGPAFVEDSLRILRGVQFASRFALKLAPETVELCKTLSLADLSIERLFEEFKKWLLKPGKPSMGLRAFLDIKLNEFFPEVFPLHDSWDALGEMLDNMESMRRSLADVHAEVIGKVKCAPLSDAQAMEFAFAAFLCGNPETSLKFLERITNETHLLKIVPLLLNEYRNLDFAIVDNAPALRRLAVKLGGLKLLCLLVKSTPHEFYASDANFPEKLWQAAAELNLLDSAPQPFLMGKMLMEMGMKPGKEMGELIKQSFELQLDGKIKSAEEALAWAKPQLTSI